Proteins encoded together in one Deinococcus metalli window:
- a CDS encoding class I SAM-dependent methyltransferase — protein MSQPRPDLAFTTEALATIVPALRAALHAGGDVAFTVPDPDAGLGLYAGEVTAHGRHRSWAVWTEVADLLGAHLLTPERVEPGRVRVRLRAWAPAPDPDAAGYGAGGEWARVDKLEDPTFLLTFVEALRRVNPPPGGRVLALGVNRGRELDALPLALPDRVFDVHGVDVDASALDAARARHPAATLHALDVTTLPRAELGTFDLIVALSLLQSPGIRQDVLLAALRRYHLTPGGGLILGYPNARYRDGTLSPGARLRNFARPDASLLMADVTEARRGLHKAGFKVFVTGQHEMLVTAIPAGVTTPRMLDL, from the coding sequence ATGTCGCAGCCCAGACCCGACCTCGCCTTCACCACCGAAGCCCTCGCCACCATCGTGCCCGCACTGCGCGCCGCTCTCCACGCTGGGGGAGACGTGGCCTTCACGGTGCCCGACCCGGACGCCGGGCTGGGCCTGTACGCGGGCGAGGTCACGGCGCACGGACGTCACCGGTCCTGGGCCGTCTGGACGGAGGTGGCGGACCTGCTGGGCGCGCACCTGCTCACGCCGGAGCGGGTGGAACCTGGCCGGGTGCGGGTGCGCCTGCGGGCGTGGGCGCCTGCGCCCGACCCCGACGCCGCCGGCTACGGGGCCGGGGGCGAGTGGGCGCGGGTGGACAAGCTGGAGGACCCGACCTTCCTGCTCACCTTCGTGGAGGCGCTGCGGCGCGTGAATCCCCCGCCGGGCGGGCGGGTGCTGGCGCTGGGCGTGAACCGCGGCCGGGAACTGGACGCGCTGCCGCTGGCCCTCCCGGACCGCGTGTTCGACGTGCACGGCGTGGACGTGGACGCCTCCGCGCTGGACGCGGCCCGCGCCCGCCACCCGGCCGCCACCCTCCACGCGCTGGACGTGACCACGCTGCCCCGCGCAGAACTGGGCACCTTCGACCTGATCGTGGCCCTGAGCCTGCTGCAGAGTCCCGGCATCCGGCAGGACGTGCTGCTGGCCGCGCTGCGGCGCTACCACCTGACGCCCGGCGGCGGTCTGATCCTGGGCTACCCGAACGCCCGCTACCGCGACGGCACGCTCAGCCCGGGCGCGCGGCTGCGGAATTTCGCGCGGCCCGACGCCAGCCTGCTGATGGCCGATGTGACGGAGGCCCGGCGCGGCCTGCACAAGGCGGGCTTCAAGGTGTTCGTGACCGGGCAGCACGAAATGCTCGTCACGGCCATTCCCGCCGGGGTGACCACGCCGCGCATGCTGGACCTGTGA
- a CDS encoding GH1 family beta-glucosidase, giving the protein MAQFPSGFVWGAATASYQIEGAVHEDGRGASIWDTFAHTPGKVKQGDTGDVACDHYHRFREDVALMRDLGLNAYRFSVAWPRVQPDGRGRVNAAGLAFYDRLVDELLAAGLQPWATLFHWDLPQALEDRGGWLARDTAHRFEEYAYVVGERLADRVTGFMTLNEPFIHFLLGHALGTHAPGHTLGLHAFPAAHHQLLGHGLAVRALREAGANMVGIANNYAPVWPAGDRDADLEAMGRVDALHNHLFTDPLIRGEYPALALDVVRGTDAALLDVIQPGDLTVMAAPLDFLGVNYYQPDYVRAGAGPLGVELGRIPDREYTASSWPVVPEGLTQTLTGLKARYGETCPPLYVTESGCSVRDVVGPDGRVRDDFRIRYHEAHVDAVRDAITQGAEVRGYFVWSLLDNFEWAEGFSQRFGLVHVDYATQARTPKDSYRWFQTFLKDQG; this is encoded by the coding sequence ATGGCGCAATTTCCATCGGGGTTCGTGTGGGGCGCGGCCACCGCGTCGTATCAGATCGAGGGCGCGGTCCACGAGGACGGGCGCGGCGCGAGCATCTGGGACACCTTCGCGCACACGCCCGGCAAGGTGAAGCAGGGCGACACCGGCGACGTCGCGTGCGACCACTACCACCGCTTCCGCGAGGACGTGGCCCTGATGCGGGACCTCGGCCTGAACGCCTACCGCTTTTCCGTCGCGTGGCCCCGCGTGCAGCCGGACGGGCGTGGACGCGTGAACGCGGCGGGCCTGGCCTTCTACGACCGGCTGGTGGACGAACTGCTCGCCGCCGGTCTCCAGCCGTGGGCGACGCTGTTCCACTGGGACCTGCCCCAGGCGCTGGAAGACCGGGGCGGGTGGCTCGCGCGCGACACCGCGCACCGCTTCGAGGAGTACGCCTACGTGGTGGGCGAGCGTCTGGCCGACCGCGTGACGGGGTTCATGACCCTGAACGAGCCGTTCATCCACTTCCTGCTGGGCCACGCGCTGGGCACACATGCGCCGGGGCACACGCTGGGCCTGCACGCCTTCCCGGCCGCACACCACCAGCTGCTCGGGCACGGGCTGGCGGTGCGGGCGCTGCGCGAGGCGGGGGCGAACATGGTCGGGATCGCCAACAACTATGCCCCGGTGTGGCCGGCCGGCGACCGCGACGCCGATCTGGAGGCCATGGGCCGCGTGGACGCGCTGCACAACCACCTCTTCACGGACCCCCTGATCCGCGGCGAGTACCCGGCGCTGGCGCTGGACGTGGTGCGGGGCACGGACGCGGCGCTGCTGGACGTGATCCAGCCGGGCGACCTGACGGTGATGGCCGCGCCGCTGGACTTCCTGGGCGTGAACTACTACCAGCCGGACTACGTCCGGGCCGGCGCCGGGCCGCTCGGCGTCGAGCTGGGCCGCATTCCGGACCGCGAGTACACGGCCTCCTCGTGGCCGGTCGTACCGGAGGGCCTCACCCAGACGCTCACCGGCCTGAAGGCCCGCTACGGCGAGACGTGCCCGCCGCTGTACGTCACCGAGAGCGGGTGCTCGGTCAGGGACGTGGTCGGCCCGGACGGCCGCGTGCGCGACGACTTCCGCATCCGCTACCACGAGGCGCACGTGGACGCGGTGCGGGACGCGATCACGCAGGGCGCCGAGGTCCGCGGGTACTTCGTGTGGAGCCTGCTGGACAACTTCGAGTGGGCCGAGGGGTTCAGCCAGCGTTTCGGGCTGGTGCACGTGGACTACGCCACGCAGGCCCGCACCCCCAAGGACAGCTACCGCTGGTTCCAGACCTTCCTGAAGGATCAGGGATAG
- a CDS encoding FAD-dependent oxidoreductase — protein MFGPHSQKGLPPRSRPQPGHVYDVAVVGAGLAGTELAWRLARGGLDVLLVSQALDHLGALYQPTTRDAGFPPGSVFAQVQAQVAPDTDGWTFHRHLKAEIESTAGIHLLQSTVTALDEDAAHARLSTWEGPALHARQVVLAVGAFLKGRLLIGEGMEEAGRLSEVAYDFLADDLARSGVWLVGAERTAAGVEGAPAYEVRFLTPAPSELDGFRVRRLERVFMLGQCAPGQHTYASVLEDAARLAADLLGVDA, from the coding sequence ATGTTTGGCCCCCACTCGCAAAAAGGTCTTCCCCCGCGCAGCCGCCCGCAGCCCGGCCACGTGTACGACGTGGCGGTCGTCGGGGCCGGGCTGGCCGGCACGGAACTCGCGTGGCGGCTGGCGCGCGGCGGTCTGGACGTGCTGCTGGTGTCGCAGGCGCTCGACCACCTGGGCGCCCTGTACCAGCCGACCACGCGGGACGCCGGATTTCCGCCGGGCAGCGTCTTCGCGCAGGTGCAGGCCCAGGTCGCGCCGGACACCGACGGCTGGACCTTTCACCGCCACCTGAAGGCCGAGATTGAGTCCACGGCCGGCATCCACCTCCTGCAGAGCACCGTGACCGCGCTGGACGAGGACGCCGCACACGCCCGGCTGTCCACGTGGGAAGGCCCGGCGCTGCACGCCCGGCAGGTCGTGCTGGCCGTCGGCGCGTTCCTGAAGGGCCGGCTGCTGATCGGTGAGGGCATGGAGGAGGCCGGGCGCCTCTCGGAGGTCGCATACGACTTCCTGGCCGACGACCTGGCCCGCAGCGGCGTGTGGCTGGTCGGCGCGGAGCGCACGGCCGCCGGCGTCGAGGGCGCGCCCGCCTACGAGGTGCGCTTCCTGACGCCCGCCCCGTCCGAACTGGACGGCTTCCGCGTGAGGCGCCTGGAACGGGTGTTCATGCTGGGCCAGTGCGCGCCCGGCCAGCACACCTACGCCAGCGTGCTGGAGGACGCCGCGCGCCTCGCGGCCGACCTGCTGGGGGTGGACGCGTGA
- a CDS encoding RluA family pseudouridine synthase — protein MTLNRGYAYTTAVPHGGQTVLAFLSARYTHSDAATWAARLAAGEVELDGARAHGPEVLRAGQVLVWHRPPWPEADAPLHYGVLYEDGALLAVDKPSGLPTLPGGGFLEHTLLALVRRTYPGASPLHRLGRGTSGVVLFALEGRAGSALARDWRDHAVRKTYRALAAGVVGPDTLTVTAPIGPARHPRLGTVHAATPGGKPAHSELRVVERRRDTTLLDVDIRTGRPHQIRIHTAAAGHPLANDPLYAPGGGLRPELPGLPGDLGYALHAWRLAFTHPHTGQAMVVYAPLPAVLEQRGSP, from the coding sequence GTGACGCTCAACCGCGGATACGCCTACACGACGGCCGTGCCGCACGGCGGACAGACGGTGCTCGCCTTCCTGAGCGCGCGCTACACGCACTCGGACGCGGCGACGTGGGCGGCGCGGCTCGCGGCCGGCGAGGTCGAGTTGGACGGCGCGCGCGCCCACGGCCCCGAGGTGCTGCGGGCCGGGCAGGTGCTGGTGTGGCACCGCCCGCCGTGGCCGGAGGCCGACGCGCCCCTGCACTATGGCGTGCTGTACGAGGACGGCGCGCTGCTCGCGGTGGACAAGCCCTCCGGGCTGCCGACGCTGCCGGGCGGCGGCTTCCTGGAGCACACGCTGCTCGCGCTGGTGCGCCGCACGTACCCGGGCGCGTCGCCGCTGCACCGGCTGGGCCGCGGCACCTCGGGCGTGGTGCTGTTCGCGCTGGAGGGCCGGGCGGGCTCGGCGCTGGCCCGCGACTGGCGCGACCACGCGGTACGCAAGACCTACCGGGCACTCGCCGCCGGCGTGGTCGGCCCCGACACCCTGACCGTCACGGCGCCGATCGGACCGGCGCGGCACCCCCGGCTGGGCACGGTGCACGCGGCCACGCCGGGCGGCAAGCCGGCGCACTCCGAGCTGCGGGTCGTCGAGCGGCGCCGGGACACCACGCTGCTGGACGTGGACATCCGCACCGGACGGCCGCACCAGATCCGCATCCACACCGCCGCGGCCGGGCACCCGCTGGCGAACGATCCGCTGTATGCACCGGGCGGCGGGCTGCGGCCGGAACTGCCGGGTCTGCCGGGTGACCTGGGGTACGCGCTGCACGCGTGGCGGCTGGCGTTCACGCACCCCCACACCGGGCAGGCGATGGTGGTGTATGCCCCGCTGCCGGCCGTGCTGGAACAGAGGGGCAGCCCCTGA
- a CDS encoding FMN-binding negative transcriptional regulator, translated as MYVPAHFRADDRAQQLAFMRAHPFVMLVTAPDGVPFATHLPVLIEEGVDGNVHLRSHLARANPQWRHFASGQDVLVVFHGPHALIDPAWYDSAPNVPTWNYAAVHATGPARVVGGDETRRIALALVEHFTPDMAALPPDSLRRMLAGVVTFEVQVRGVQGKLKLSQNKTAADRANVRAALAASPHGEERETAALMAQVEAARS; from the coding sequence ATGTACGTGCCCGCCCACTTCCGCGCCGACGACCGCGCACAGCAGCTCGCGTTCATGCGCGCGCACCCGTTCGTGATGCTGGTGACCGCGCCGGACGGCGTGCCCTTCGCCACGCACCTGCCGGTGCTGATCGAGGAGGGAGTGGACGGCAACGTGCACCTGCGCTCGCACCTCGCCCGCGCCAATCCCCAGTGGCGGCACTTCGCGTCCGGGCAGGACGTGCTGGTCGTCTTCCACGGCCCTCACGCCCTGATCGACCCGGCGTGGTACGACTCGGCGCCGAACGTGCCCACGTGGAACTATGCGGCCGTGCACGCCACCGGCCCCGCCCGCGTGGTCGGCGGCGACGAGACCCGCCGCATCGCCCTTGCGCTGGTCGAGCACTTCACGCCGGACATGGCGGCCCTTCCGCCGGACTCCCTGCGGCGCATGCTCGCGGGCGTCGTGACCTTCGAGGTGCAGGTGCGCGGCGTCCAGGGCAAACTCAAGCTCAGCCAGAACAAGACTGCGGCCGACCGCGCGAATGTCCGCGCGGCGCTGGCGGCCAGTCCGCATGGCGAGGAGCGCGAGACGGCCGCCCTGATGGCCCAGGTGGAGGCTGCCCGCTCCTGA
- the trmB gene encoding tRNA (guanine(46)-N(7))-methyltransferase TrmB — MIVRLGDFRFPDTPDRLYPRTPQRPWVLEIGFGDGRFWPHHARSFPEAPNYLGVELSGVSLLKAQRRLNAAGLDNAVLTKLPADVLLREVVPAGGLDRIVVNFPDPWPKAGHTDHRLLRAPFFRLAASRLKPGGDLLLTTDHDEYFDFAVAEAHASGVMAVQTAEPPAAALETKYALKWRDLGLGVHHARFTPTAAVTVPHGAAQPYPEDESTVPHAVLTLPATFAPTDFDKVTQRDPGGAWTVILLDLYGSLRRDGWVALAHVVEDGLTQEVLVGITPREDGTHLVRLAKFGGPVITPGVKAAVAAVTGWLEGHGAVVRHRGY; from the coding sequence GTGATCGTCCGCCTGGGGGACTTCCGCTTTCCGGACACGCCTGACCGGCTGTACCCGCGCACCCCGCAGCGCCCGTGGGTGCTGGAGATCGGCTTCGGCGACGGGCGCTTCTGGCCGCACCACGCGCGCAGCTTTCCCGAGGCGCCGAACTACCTCGGCGTGGAACTGTCCGGCGTGTCGCTGCTCAAGGCGCAGCGCCGCCTGAACGCGGCCGGCCTGGACAACGCCGTCCTGACCAAGCTGCCGGCCGACGTGCTGCTGCGCGAGGTGGTGCCGGCCGGCGGCCTCGACCGCATCGTCGTGAACTTCCCCGACCCGTGGCCCAAGGCGGGGCACACCGACCACCGCCTGCTGCGCGCTCCCTTCTTCCGGCTGGCCGCCAGCCGCCTGAAGCCCGGCGGCGACCTGCTGCTCACCACGGACCACGACGAGTACTTCGACTTTGCCGTTGCCGAGGCCCACGCCAGCGGCGTGATGGCCGTGCAGACCGCCGAACCGCCGGCCGCCGCCCTGGAGACCAAGTACGCCCTGAAGTGGCGCGACCTGGGCCTGGGCGTCCACCACGCCCGCTTCACGCCCACCGCGGCCGTGACCGTACCCCACGGCGCGGCGCAGCCCTACCCGGAGGACGAATCCACCGTGCCGCACGCTGTCCTGACCCTGCCCGCCACCTTTGCCCCCACCGACTTCGACAAGGTCACGCAGCGTGATCCTGGGGGCGCGTGGACGGTCATCCTCCTCGACCTGTACGGCAGCCTGCGCCGGGACGGGTGGGTGGCGCTGGCGCATGTCGTCGAGGACGGCCTCACGCAGGAGGTGCTGGTCGGCATCACGCCCCGCGAGGACGGCACGCATCTGGTGCGGCTGGCCAAGTTCGGCGGCCCGGTCATCACGCCCGGCGTCAAGGCGGCCGTCGCCGCAGTGACCGGGTGGCTGGAAGGGCACGGGGCCGTGGTGAGGCACCGGGGTTACTGA